Proteins encoded together in one Microcaecilia unicolor chromosome 3, aMicUni1.1, whole genome shotgun sequence window:
- the ADI1 gene encoding 1,2-dihydroxy-3-keto-5-methylthiopentene dioxygenase has translation MYISLDKEQIKIFFEEHLHLDDEIRYILDGSGYFDVRDKEDKWIRMYMEKGDMITLPAGIYHRFTLDENNYVKAMRLFVGEPVWTPYNRPADQFEARQKYVHSLAQTA, from the exons ATGTATATTTCACTTGATAAAGAGCAG ATAAAAATATTCTTTGAAGAGCATCTACACCTGGATGATGAAATTCGCTACATCCTGGATGGAAGTGGATACTTTGATGTAAGAGATAAAGAGGACAAGTGGATTCGAATGTACATGGAGAAAGGCGATATGATCACGCTTCCTGCTGGCATTTATCATCGCTTTACTCTGGATGAAAAT AATTATGTGAAAGCAATGAGACTCTTTGTGGGAGAGCCAGTGTGGACACCATACAACCGACCAGCTGACCAGTTTGAGGCTCGACAGAAGTATGTGCACAGTTTGGCACAGACAGCGTAA